The following are from one region of the Silene latifolia isolate original U9 population chromosome 9, ASM4854445v1, whole genome shotgun sequence genome:
- the LOC141601497 gene encoding uncharacterized protein LOC141601497, with translation MRFKCMTEEQRNEVAIYLLQKTNDGKLGFGAIREAAERFGLSDRSISNIWKLAKKPRLVGEKLDVKSGRIGNKNRKRILPDIEHIKSLDSSKRNTMERVSKNCGVSVGTVHSWVNEGLLKPYSSPLHPKLSDFHKEQRLLHSLRSLVVKQQVQEFLDLNSIPVTEIIFDEMSNTIHMDEKWFFITEDNEKVYIVGGEELPYRSCQSKRFITKVMFMCAVTRPIFGADGELIFDGKISMFPFKHEVPAARSSRNRPRGTMETKPIESITKQVVKDCLIHQVIPAIKSVWPDCLSKHIYIQQDNARPHIKNNDPDFMAAANSDGFNIELVFQPPNSPDLNCNDLGYFKALQSLQSSRASKTVDELVNEVMQAFIDYSPTKLNNIFLSLQAVMIDIMMCKGHNNFSIPHMGKGHLAAIGMLPRNLIVNEELVRECIEYMQGLGKTQGLEHLMDALGRLSYYDKWNVRYCQLK, from the coding sequence ATGAGGTTTAAGTGTATGACAGAGGAACAACGGAATGAAGTTGCAATCTACTTGCTTCAAAAAACTAATGATGGGAAGCTTGGATTTGGTGCTATTAGAGAGGCAGCAGAAAGGTTCGGGTTGAGTGATAGAAGCATCTCAAACATATGGAAACTTGCAAAAAAACCAAGGTTAGTAGGAGAAAAACTTGATGTCAAGAGTGGAAGAATAGGCAATAAAAACAGGAAAAGAATACTACCGGACATTGAGCATATCAAATCACTTGACAGTTCTAAAAGAAACACCATGGAGAGGGTTTCTAAAAACTGTGGAGTTTCAGTTGGAACAGTCCATTCATGGGTGAATGAAGGTTTACTTAAGCCTTATTCAAGTCCATTACATCCCAAACTCAGTGACTTTCACAAAGAACAAAGGCTACTGCATTCATTGAGGTCATTGGTGGTTAAACAACAAGTACAAGAATTTCTGGATCTAAATTCAATCCCAGTGACTGAAATAATATTCGATGAGATGAGCAATACTATCCACATGGATGAGAAATGGTTCTTCATAACAGAAGACAATGAAAAGGTGTATATAGTGGGAGGGGAGGAGCTGCCATATAGGAGCTGCCAGTCAAAGAGGTTCATCACAAAGGTTATGTTCATGTGTGCAGTTACTAGGCCAATATTTGGAGCAGATGGGGAGTTAATATTTGATGGGAAAATAAGCATGTTTCCATTTAAACATGAAGTACCAGCAGCAAGGTCTAGCAGAAATAGGCCAAGGGGGACAATGGAAACTAAGCCTATTGAATCTATCACAAAGCAGGTTGTCAAAGATTGTCTTATTCATCAAGTTATACCAGCAATTAAGAGTGTGTGGCCAGACTGTTTAAGCAAGCATATTTACATTCAACAAGACAATGCAAGGCCACATATCAAGAATAACGACCCTGATTTTATGGCTGCTGCAAACTCAGATGGTTTTAATATTGAATTAGTTTTCCAACCCCCAAACTCACCAGATTTAAACTGTAATGACCTTGGTTATTTCAAGGCATTACAGTCATTGCAATCATCAAGAGCATCCAAAACAGTTGATGAACTAGTCAATGAAGTGATGCAAGCATTCATAGATTACAGTCCTACCAAActcaacaacatattcttatcATTACAAGCAGTCATGATTGATATTATGATGTGCAAGGGCCATAATAATTTTTCAATTCCACACATGGGAAAGGGTCATCTAGCTGCAATTGGTATGTTACCAAGGAATTTAATCGTCAATGAAGAGTTGGTTAGAGAGTgcattgaatatatgcaaggactaGGCAAGACACAAGGACTAGAACACCTAATGGATGCACTAGGAAGGTTAAGTTATTATGACAAATGGAATGTAAGGTATTGTCAATTAAAGTGA
- the LOC141600019 gene encoding uncharacterized protein LOC141600019 isoform X2: MKRDYAFVDFSDPRDAEDARYSLNGRDVDGSRIIVEFSRGTPRGPGSSRDRDFGGRGPPPGSGRCFNCGIDGHWARDCKAGDWKNKCYRCGERGHVERNCQNSPKKLRRGRSVSRSPSPRRRLASPRRGRSRSRSFSRSRSYSQSRSPPKKERVLERANRSRSPRPSRSPKRQRSSPMSSSRSPKRHRGSPVSSRGRKRSPSPEERDPRGRDSLSPRDDKHANGSDYGESPRAKSRSPIEEAEKESPRNGGSQSPYEENGRDRSPSPVARNGRVIDDDDDYQGSPRGSE, translated from the exons ATGAAGCGCGATTATGCCTTTGTT GATTTCAGTGATCCTCGTGACGCCGAAGATGCGAGATATAGCTTAAATGGCAGAGATGTTGATGGTAGCCGAATCATTGTGGAGTTTTCAAGAGGG ACACCCCGCGGTCCAGGTAGTTCACGTGACCGTGACTTTGGTGGTAGAGGGCCGCCGCCAGGATCAGGCAGATGCTTTAACTGTGGAATTGATGGTCACTGGGCTCGAGATTGCAAAGCAGGTGACTGGAAGAACAAGTGTTACAGATGTGGAGAACGGGGCCATGTAGAAAGGAACTGCCAGAACAGTCCCAAGAAACTGAG AAGAGGCCGAAGTGTATCACGTTCTCCATCCCCACGTCGACGCTTGGCATCTCCTCGCCGTGGAAGAAGCCGTAGCCGCAGCTTTAGCAGAAGCAGAAGCTACAG TCAATCCCGATCACCACCAAAGAAAGAAAGGGTCCTTGAGCGTGCTAACAGATCAAGGAGTCCTCGACCAAGTAGGAGTCCAAAGCGACAAAGGAGTTCCCCTATGTCATCAAGCAGGAGCCCGAAGCGACACAGGGGCTCCCCTGTGTCATCACGGGGCAGGAAACGCAGCCCTTCACCTGAGGAGAGGGACCCTCGAGGTAGGGATAGCCTATCTCCAAGGGATGACAAGCATGCTAATGGGTCTGACTATGGCGAGAGCCCAAGGGCTAAGAGCAGGAGCCCAATTGAGGAAGCTGAGAAGGAGAGTCCGAGGAATGGAGGCTCTCAAAGCCCATATGAGGAAAATGGACGAGATCGCAGTCCTAGCCCAGTTGCTAGGAATGGAAGGGTGATTGATGACGATGATGACTATCAGGGATCACCTAGAGGCAGCGAGTAA
- the LOC141600019 gene encoding uncharacterized protein LOC141600019 isoform X3: protein MKRDYAFVDFSDPRDAEDARYSLNGRDVDGSRIIVEFSRGTPRGPGSSRDRDFGGRGPPPGSGRCFNCGIDGHWARDCKAGDWKNKCYRCGERGHVERNCQNSPKKLRGRSVSRSPSPRRRLASPRRGRSRSRSFSRSRSYSQSRSPPKKERVLERANRSRSPRPSRSPKRQRSSPMSSSRSPKRHRGSPVSSRGRKRSPSPEERDPRGRDSLSPRDDKHANGSDYGESPRAKSRSPIEEAEKESPRNGGSQSPYEENGRDRSPSPVARNGRVIDDDDDYQGSPRGSE, encoded by the exons ATGAAGCGCGATTATGCCTTTGTT GATTTCAGTGATCCTCGTGACGCCGAAGATGCGAGATATAGCTTAAATGGCAGAGATGTTGATGGTAGCCGAATCATTGTGGAGTTTTCAAGAGGG ACACCCCGCGGTCCAGGTAGTTCACGTGACCGTGACTTTGGTGGTAGAGGGCCGCCGCCAGGATCAGGCAGATGCTTTAACTGTGGAATTGATGGTCACTGGGCTCGAGATTGCAAAGCAGGTGACTGGAAGAACAAGTGTTACAGATGTGGAGAACGGGGCCATGTAGAAAGGAACTGCCAGAACAGTCCCAAGAAACTGAG AGGCCGAAGTGTATCACGTTCTCCATCCCCACGTCGACGCTTGGCATCTCCTCGCCGTGGAAGAAGCCGTAGCCGCAGCTTTAGCAGAAGCAGAAGCTACAG TCAATCCCGATCACCACCAAAGAAAGAAAGGGTCCTTGAGCGTGCTAACAGATCAAGGAGTCCTCGACCAAGTAGGAGTCCAAAGCGACAAAGGAGTTCCCCTATGTCATCAAGCAGGAGCCCGAAGCGACACAGGGGCTCCCCTGTGTCATCACGGGGCAGGAAACGCAGCCCTTCACCTGAGGAGAGGGACCCTCGAGGTAGGGATAGCCTATCTCCAAGGGATGACAAGCATGCTAATGGGTCTGACTATGGCGAGAGCCCAAGGGCTAAGAGCAGGAGCCCAATTGAGGAAGCTGAGAAGGAGAGTCCGAGGAATGGAGGCTCTCAAAGCCCATATGAGGAAAATGGACGAGATCGCAGTCCTAGCCCAGTTGCTAGGAATGGAAGGGTGATTGATGACGATGATGACTATCAGGGATCACCTAGAGGCAGCGAGTAA